From Vigna unguiculata cultivar IT97K-499-35 chromosome 5, ASM411807v1, whole genome shotgun sequence, the proteins below share one genomic window:
- the LOC114185593 gene encoding uncharacterized protein LOC114185593 isoform X2 yields the protein MRAPALLAQCLPGLVPHDRGSLSISSVPEKDVQLPSPAVEILPSKAVHTDKDNGENMDHFKGLVSVADIVGFSGSEAISLKPDGYLKSWTSSIDLVSVLKHEIRDGQLTFRGKRVLELSCNYGLPGIFACLKGASVVHFQDQSAETVRCTTIPNVLANLKQARDRQSRQPESPLTPSRQTLAPSVNFYAGDWEELPTVLSVVKSDGYEVMPGMSLSFSEEDFMEGCSSQDGSIIGHESYSRRSRKLSGSRAWERGSEADQGEGGYDVILMTEIPYSITSLKKLYALIKKCLRPPYGVVYIAPTKRHYVGFSNGVRQLRSLVDEEGIFGAHLVKDLADRDIWKFFHK from the exons ATGCGTGCACCGGCGTTACTTGCTCAGTGCTTACCTGGCCTTGTGCCTCATGATCGTGGAAGTCTCAGCATATCCTCCGTTCCTGAGAAAGATGTTCAGCTCCCGTCACCGGCCGTGGAGATTCTCCCTTCCAAG GCAGTTCACACCGACAAGGATAATGGGGAGAATATGGATCATTTTAAG GGTTTAGTTAGTGTTGCTGATATTGTTGGATTCAGTGGCTCGGAGGCAATATCCTTGAAACCTGACG GTTATCTGAAATCCTGGACTAGTTCCATTGATCTTGTTAGTGTTCTTAAGCATGAGATTCGTGATGGGCAACTGACTTTCAGAGGAAAAAGAGTACTTGAA CTCAGTTGCAACTATGGACTGCCTGGAATTTTCGCTTGCTTGAAG GGAGCTTCTGTGGTGCATTTTCAAGATCAGAGTGCAGAAACTGTAAGATGCACAACCATACCAAATGTCCTTGCTAATCTCAAGCAAGCCCGTGATAGGCAGAGTCGACAGCCTGAATCTCCTCTTACCCCTTCAAGACAGACTCTGGCACCATCGGTTAACTTTTACGCTGGTGACTGGGAGGAATTACCAACCGTGCTGTCTGTTGTGAAAAGTGATGGATATGAAGTTATGCCTGGAATGAGTTTGAGTTTTTCGGAGGAAGACTTTATGGAAGGATGTAGCAGCCAAGATGGTAGCATCATTGGTCATGAATCTTACTCAAGACGGTCTAGGAAGCTCTCAGGTAGTCGAGCATGGGAAAGAGGCAGTGAGGCGGATCAAGGAGAGGGTGGCTATGATGTTATCTTAATGACAGAGATTCCATACTCCATTACCTCTTTGAAGAAGCTGTATGCACTTATTAAGAAG TGCTTGAGGCCGCCATATGGTGTGGTATATATAGCTCCTACCAAGAGGCACTATGTTGGATTCAGTAATGGAGTGCGGCAACTAAGAAGTCTCGTAGACGAGGAGGGAATTTTTGGAGCACATTTAGTCAAGGATTTGGCTGATAGGGATATCTGGAAGTTCTTTCACAAGTAA
- the LOC114185075 gene encoding probable E3 ubiquitin-protein ligase ARI7, with protein MDSEDDMHDANDIESLDDDFYSGETEDAPMDYYSDYDDVADDYFEDADDSDRIESRRPEQNFTILRELDIRQRQEDDITRVSTVLSIPRVSASILLRHYNWSVSKVHDAWFADEEQVRKTVGLLDKPVFQNSNARELTCGICFEMYSRSRVKSAACGHPYCYLCWAGYIGTSINDGPGCLGLRCPDPTCGAAVGQDMINLLASPEDKQKYDRYLLRSYIEDNKKTKWCPAPGCEYAVTFDAGSGNYDVSCLCSYSFCWNCTEEAHRPVDCGTVSKWILKNSAESENMNWILANSKPCPKCKRPIEKNQGCMHMTCTPPCKFEFCWLCLGAWSDHGERTGGFYACNRYEAAKQEGVYDETERRREMAKNSLERYTHYYERWASNQSSRQKALADLHQMQTVHIEKLSDTQCQPESQLKFITEAWLQIVECRRVLKWTYAYGYYLPEHEHAKKQFFEYLQGEAESGLERLHQCAEKELQLFLNADGPSREFNDFRTKLAGLTSVTRNYFENLVRALENGLSDVDSNGAASSKATSSKNAAGSSKGRGGRGKATIRTSISSRMSDDNHWSCEHCTYANVRSATTCQMCNQQRR; from the exons ATGGATTCCGAAGACGATATGCACGACGCCAACGATATCGAGTCACTCGACGACGATTTCTACAGTGGCGAGACCGAGGATGCTCCCATGGATTACTACAGTGACTACGATGACGTCGCCGACGACTACTTCGAAGACGCTGATGATTCTGACCGGATTGAGTCGCGTCGCCCCGAG CAAAATTTTACCATACTGAGGGAATTGGACATCCGGCAAAGGCAGGAAGATGACATCACAAGAGTATCGACAGTTCTCTCAATACCGCGGGTTTCCGCGAGCATCCTACTTCGTCACTATAATTG GAGTGTCAGTAAGGTGCATGATGCTTGGTTTGCTGACGAAGAACAAGTTCGAAAGACAGTTGGTTTGTTGGATAAGCCAGTTTTCCAAAATTCTAATGCTAGAGAG CTTACTTGTGGCATCTGTTTTGAGATGTATTCTCGTTCACGAGTTAAATCGGCTGCTTGTGGTCATCCTTACTGCTATTTGTGCTGGGCAG GATATATTGGCACATCAATTAATGATGGTCCGGGATGTTTGGGGCTGAGATGTCCTGATCCCACTTGTGGTGCTGCTGTTGGTCAAGATATGATTAATCTTTTAGCATCTCCTGAAGATAAACAGAAGTATGACCGTTACCTTCTTAGGTCCTACATTGAAGACAATAAGAAG ACCAAGTGGTGTCCTGCTCCAGGTTGTGAGTACGCAGTTACTTTTGATGCTGGAAGTGGAAATTATGATGTATCTTGCCTCTGTTCATATAGCTTTTGCTGGAAT TGCACAGAGGAGGCTCACCGTCCAGTGGACTGTGGCACTGTGTCAAagtggattttaaaaaatagtgcagAATCCGAGAACATGAACTG GATACTTGCTAACTCAAAGCCGTGTCCAAAGTGCAAGCGACCAATTGAAAAAAACCAAGGGTGCATGCATATGACTTGTACTCCACCTTGTAAATTTGAATTCTGCTG GCTATGCCTTGGTGCGTGGTCTGACCATGGTGAAAGGACGGGTGGTTTTTATGCATGCAATCGTTATGAAGCAGCTAAACAAGAGGGAGTG TATGATGAAActgaaagaagaagagaaatggCAAAGAATTCGTTGGAGAGGTACACACATTATTATGAGCGGTGGGCCAGCAACCAATCT TCAAGGCAAAAGGCTCTTGCAGACCTACACCAGATGCAAACTGTTCAT ATTGAGAAGCTTAGTGACACACAGTGCCAGCCTGAATCACAGCTTAAGTTCATAACGGAGGCATGGTTACAG ATTGTTGAATGCAGGAGGGTGCTGAAATGGACATATGCATATGGGTACTATTTACCGGAGCATGAACATGCTAAAAAGCAATTCTTTGAGTACTTACAAG GTGAGGCAGAATCGGGTTTGGAGAGACTTCATCAATGTGCTGAAAAGGAACTACAGTTATTCCTAAATGCCGATGGCCCATCCAGAGAATTCAATGACTTCCGCACCAAACTAGCTGGATTGACCAG TGTGACTAGAAACTACTTTGAGAATTTGGTGAGGGCATTGGAGAATGGTTTATCTGATGTTGATAGTAATGGGGCTGCTTCTAGCAAAGCAACGAGCTCGAAAAATGCAGCAGGGAGCAGCAAGGGGAGAGGAGGAAGAGGAAAAGCAACTATCCGAACTAGCATATCCAGCAGAATGAGTGATGATAATCATTGGTCTTGTGAACATTGTACGTATGCAAATGTTAGGTCTGCCACCACATGCCAGATGTGCAATCAACAGCGGCGATGA
- the LOC114183633 gene encoding uncharacterized protein LOC114183633, producing MGRGRGKGKKLTVINHEDPASGEDEKVPMQKRRGRPQKPLKDDFDEEEVEKIEDDSDNNVKNGISNKEMKSPTATENGRKRKKSSQVKEKLESVEEENGIGNGSNTTAALTKSNGFRHNGSRRKNTPRRAAEAGVQCK from the coding sequence ATGGGTAGAGGTAGAGGAAAGGGTAAAAAATTAACTGTTATCAATCACGAGGATCCTGCAAGTGGGGAAGATGAAAAAGTTCCCATGCAGAAGAGAAGAGGGAGGCCACAGAAACCGTTAAAGGATGATTTTGATGAAGAAGAAGTAGAGAAGATAGAAGATGACAGTGACAACAATGTGAAGAATGGAATCTCCAACAAAGAGATGAAAAGCCCCACGGCAACAGAAAATGGaaggaaaaggaagaaaagctCACAGGTAAAAGAGAAACTGGAGTCAGTTGAGGAAGAAAATGGCATTGGCAATGGATCAAACACCACTGCTGCGTTGACAAAGTCCAATGGTTTTAGGCATAATGGAAGCAGACGCAAGAACACACCTCGTCGAGCTGCTGAAGCAGGTGTGCAATGCAAGTAA
- the LOC114184376 gene encoding uncharacterized protein LOC114184376, which yields MRIATGMSLIANGACFCMAPVHKMTGHFCDLRNLRVSSDNSRKWPSLSVEDIFYPANSFILFTNVLTFWLFLVASSYFLLRKGVNTFGSCRERHAEKVSSSDSTVSNASIKNGATAASDRLSSSGCSNKISHSNSYTELCTDSFYEIADLDKACYMNSLLSLEDGDGWPSDLMPSTPPSYKCDAYYEISDFEKGSFFHSLLSLDDEDSEWLSDSKSFGRSLEEPSTPLSYKFDVASEISDFEQGSSFRSLLSLDDEDSEWLSDSKSFGRSSEEPSTPLSYKGDSHYAISDFDKASYMHSLLSLEDEGAEWLSDSKSFGCSSDNPLIPFSYKFDDASDISDLDNDIYMHSLLNLVNEGAECFSDSKFSECSSTPFSCKIDLASEISDLDKSRYLPSSLIFEHDDSEWLSKSKPYACSSENLSTPLTNKSNAFSEILDLGKESDIDSLLNPEDDDSDWFSNSKSFECLSENPSTPLRYNSKISHLDKAGYFHSLLSLEDDDDSEWLSDSKPHACSYENLSTPLNHRSDVFSEISDLDKASYMHSLLNLEGEESKWLSDSMHFECSSENPSTPLSYKFDAVSDISDSDKECHLNSLLTLEDENSDRLLDYKSYYGCSSENSTPLSSKCDSYYDVSDLDKASYLDSLLILEDEDSEWLSDSTSWDIIVPPLVNFDDSEDSILVENLSETAGVEEEFSADEPLFWPLEGKLNWNSEEPWSSFCTSPRRRFALNSAPITSKIKECNKQKGDEAPCRVNRETSRLSMWPKSSTKIVPLESEEFESAKDFLLVGKYYFALGEELPIETLVGLKEFDGHEGFDSEFNDAFKQITFLTL from the coding sequence ATGAGGATAGCAACTGGAATGAGTTTGATTGCAAATGGGGCTTGTTTCTGCATGGCACCTGTACATAAAATGACAGGTCACTTTTGTGATCTTAGAAACCTGCGAGTATCATCAGACAACAGCAGAAAATGGCCTTCCCTGTCTGTTGAAGACATATTTTATCCTGctaattcatttattctttttaccAATGTGTTAACTTTTTGGTTGTTCTTGGTCGCAAGCTCTTATTTTCTCTTGCGCAAAGGTGTAAATACTTTTGGCAGTTGCAGAGAAAGACATGCAGAGAAAGTTTCTTCATCTGACAGTACTGTCTCAAATGCAAGCATAAAGAATGGTGCAACCGCTGCAAGTGATAGGCTTAGTAGTTCAGGGTGTTCTAATAAAATTTCTCACAGTAACAGCTATACTGAGCTATGCACTGATTCTTTCTACGAGATTGCAGATTTGGACAAAGCATGTTACATGAATTCTTTACTCAGCCTTGAAGATGGTGATGGGTGGCCCTCTGATTTAATGCCTTCAACTCCTCCTAGCTACAAGTGTGACGCTTACTATGAGATTTCGGACTTTGAGAAAGGAAGtttctttcattctttactCAGTCTTGATGATGAAGATTCTGAATGGCTCTCAGATTCGAAGTCTTTTGGACGTTCATTAGAGGAACCTTCAACGCCTCTTAGCTACAAGTTTGATGTTGCTTCTGAGATTTCAGACTTTGAGCAAGGAAGTTCCTTTCGTTCTTTACTCAGTCTTGATGATGAAGATTCTGAATGGCTCTCAGATTCTAAGTCTTTTGGACGTTCATCAGAGGAACCTTCAACTCCTCTGAGCTACAAGGGTGATTCACACTATGCGATTTCAGATTTTGACAAAGCAAGTTACATGCATTCTTTACTTAGTCTTGAAGATGAAGGTGCTGAGTGGCTCTCAGATTCAAAGTCTTTTGGATGTTCATCTGATAACCCTCTAATTCCTTTTAGCTACAAGTTTGATGATGCTTCTGATATTTCAGATTTGGACAATGATATTTACATGCATTCTTTACTTAATCTAGTAAATGAAGGCGCTGAATGTTTCTCAGATTCCAAGTTTTCTGAATGTTCTTCAACTCCTTTTAGCTGCAAGATTGATTTAGCTTCTGAGATTTCCGATTTGGACAAGTCAAGGTACTTGCCTTCCTCACTCATTTTTGAACATGATGACTCTGAGTGGCTCTCAAAGTCAAAGCCGTATGCATGTTCATCTGAGAACCTTTCAACTCCTCTTACCAACAAGAGTAATGCTTTCTCTGAGATTTTAGATTTGGGGAAAGAAAGTGACATAGATTCTTTACTCAATCCTGAAGACGATGACTCCGATTGGTTCTCCAATTCAAAGTCTTTTGAATGTTTATCTGAGAACCCTTCAACTCCTCTTAGATACAACAGTAAAATTTCACATTTGGACAAAGCAGGTTACTTCCATTCCTTACTAAGtcttgaagatgatgatgactcTGAGTGGCTCTCAGATTCAAAACCTCATGCATGTTCATATGAGAACCTTTCAACACCTCTTAACCACAGGAGTGACGTTTTCTCTGAGATTTCAGATTTGGACAAAGCAAGTTACATGCATTCGCTACTCAATCTTGAAGGTGAAGAGTCCAAGTGGCTCTCAGATTCGATGCATTTTGAATGCTCATCTGAGAACCCTTCAACTCCTCTTAGCTACAAGTTTGATGCTGTTTCTGATATTTCAGATTCGGACAAAGAATGCCACTTGAATTCTTTACTCACTCTTGAAGATGAAAACTCCGACCGGCTCTTAGATTATAAATCATATTACGGATGTTCCTCTGAGAATTCAACTCCTCTTAGCTCCAAGTGCGATTCTTACTATGATGTTTCAGATTTGGACAAAGCAAGTTACTTGGATTCCTTACTCATTCTTGAAGATGAAGACTCTGAGTGGCTCTCAGATTCAACTAGTTGGGACATTATAGTTCCTCCTTTGGTAAACTTTGACGACTCAGAAGATAGTATTTTAGTGGAGAATCTATCAGAAACCGCAGGAGTAGAAGAAGAGTTCAGTGCCGATGAACCACTTTTTTGGCCATTGGAAGGGAAACTCAATTGGAATTCTGAGGAACCCTGGAGCTCATTTTGTACCTCCCCGAGGAGAAGATTTGCATTGAACTCTGCACCAATCACTTCAAAGATAAAGGAGTGTAATAAACAAAAAGGCGATGAGGCTCCATGCAGAGTGAACCGTGAAACTTCAAGGTTAAGCATGTGGCCTAAAAGTTCAACAAAGATAGTACCACTAGAGTCTGAGGAATTCGAATCAGCCAAGGATTTTCTTTTGGTgggaaaatattattttgcttTGGGTGAAGAGCTACCCATTGAGACATTGGTGGGGCTCAAGGAATTTGATGGACATGAGGGGTTTGATTCAGAATTCAATGATGCTTTCAAGCAAATAACCTTCCTAACCTTGTGA
- the LOC114185593 gene encoding histidine protein methyltransferase 1 homolog isoform X1, with product MRAPALLAQCLPGLVPHDRGSLSISSVPEKDVQLPSPAVEILPSKICRALQAVHTDKDNGENMDHFKGLVSVADIVGFSGSEAISLKPDGYLKSWTSSIDLVSVLKHEIRDGQLTFRGKRVLELSCNYGLPGIFACLKGASVVHFQDQSAETVRCTTIPNVLANLKQARDRQSRQPESPLTPSRQTLAPSVNFYAGDWEELPTVLSVVKSDGYEVMPGMSLSFSEEDFMEGCSSQDGSIIGHESYSRRSRKLSGSRAWERGSEADQGEGGYDVILMTEIPYSITSLKKLYALIKKCLRPPYGVVYIAPTKRHYVGFSNGVRQLRSLVDEEGIFGAHLVKDLADRDIWKFFHK from the exons ATGCGTGCACCGGCGTTACTTGCTCAGTGCTTACCTGGCCTTGTGCCTCATGATCGTGGAAGTCTCAGCATATCCTCCGTTCCTGAGAAAGATGTTCAGCTCCCGTCACCGGCCGTGGAGATTCTCCCTTCCAAG ATTTGTCGTGCTTTGCAGGCAGTTCACACCGACAAGGATAATGGGGAGAATATGGATCATTTTAAG GGTTTAGTTAGTGTTGCTGATATTGTTGGATTCAGTGGCTCGGAGGCAATATCCTTGAAACCTGACG GTTATCTGAAATCCTGGACTAGTTCCATTGATCTTGTTAGTGTTCTTAAGCATGAGATTCGTGATGGGCAACTGACTTTCAGAGGAAAAAGAGTACTTGAA CTCAGTTGCAACTATGGACTGCCTGGAATTTTCGCTTGCTTGAAG GGAGCTTCTGTGGTGCATTTTCAAGATCAGAGTGCAGAAACTGTAAGATGCACAACCATACCAAATGTCCTTGCTAATCTCAAGCAAGCCCGTGATAGGCAGAGTCGACAGCCTGAATCTCCTCTTACCCCTTCAAGACAGACTCTGGCACCATCGGTTAACTTTTACGCTGGTGACTGGGAGGAATTACCAACCGTGCTGTCTGTTGTGAAAAGTGATGGATATGAAGTTATGCCTGGAATGAGTTTGAGTTTTTCGGAGGAAGACTTTATGGAAGGATGTAGCAGCCAAGATGGTAGCATCATTGGTCATGAATCTTACTCAAGACGGTCTAGGAAGCTCTCAGGTAGTCGAGCATGGGAAAGAGGCAGTGAGGCGGATCAAGGAGAGGGTGGCTATGATGTTATCTTAATGACAGAGATTCCATACTCCATTACCTCTTTGAAGAAGCTGTATGCACTTATTAAGAAG TGCTTGAGGCCGCCATATGGTGTGGTATATATAGCTCCTACCAAGAGGCACTATGTTGGATTCAGTAATGGAGTGCGGCAACTAAGAAGTCTCGTAGACGAGGAGGGAATTTTTGGAGCACATTTAGTCAAGGATTTGGCTGATAGGGATATCTGGAAGTTCTTTCACAAGTAA